A stretch of the Pseudomonas putida genome encodes the following:
- a CDS encoding Rieske (2Fe-2S) protein yields the protein MVSLNQQWHVIASSEDLPFRHVYQTRLLGQELAVWRDDAGEVNVWENRCPHRGVRLSLGVNVGDQLKCQYHGWKYESGSGQCSFVPAHPGAKPSTACVRTFQCTEVNGVVFARLEAAGSEHKPNNSAPIDAAVASNLRSHTVPMSATAAAGLLKEAATLFAPVLGSSTDGVQVLATGLIIDLKCAGLLDTLRLFVQPESDGRAVIHARLFSNQPVSLERKSTFIDILGNLFLPARESTSNVAAPLSD from the coding sequence ATGGTTTCGTTGAATCAACAATGGCACGTGATTGCCAGCTCTGAAGACTTGCCGTTCAGGCATGTGTACCAGACACGTCTGCTTGGCCAGGAGCTTGCCGTCTGGCGTGACGACGCAGGTGAAGTAAACGTATGGGAGAATCGTTGCCCACACCGTGGTGTGCGGTTAAGCCTAGGCGTGAATGTCGGCGACCAGCTCAAATGCCAATACCACGGCTGGAAATACGAGAGCGGCTCGGGGCAGTGCTCCTTTGTACCGGCACATCCCGGCGCAAAACCTAGCACTGCATGCGTTCGCACGTTCCAGTGTACGGAGGTGAACGGTGTAGTTTTTGCTCGGCTTGAGGCCGCTGGATCTGAACACAAACCGAACAACTCTGCACCGATCGATGCAGCCGTAGCGAGCAACCTACGCAGTCATACTGTTCCCATGAGCGCCACTGCAGCCGCAGGCTTGCTCAAAGAAGCAGCAACGTTATTCGCTCCTGTTTTGGGCAGTTCTACCGATGGGGTTCAGGTGCTGGCCACCGGCCTTATTATAGACCTGAAGTGCGCAGGCCTTTTGGACACCCTACGGCTGTTCGTGCAGCCGGAGTCGGATGGACGAGCAGTAATTCATGCTCGCCTTTTCTCTAACCAACCCGTGTCCTTAGAGCGTAAGTCGACTTTCATTGATATTCTGGGAAATTTGTTCTTGCCCGCGCGGGAGAGCACTAGCAACGTCGCGGCTCCCCTGTCCGACTAA
- the dnaG gene encoding DNA primase: MGKYVRYSDEFLDRVRQAADLVGLISRDITLKKSGKNFSACCPFHKEKTPSFSVSPERNFYRCYGCDAKGDAITWMMDHHHLPFPDAVAAVAEFSGIQLPEPCQDTAADQARNAELAAMYRALKDAQTLYAGGIQRNAKSYGYLTQQRGLSSETIGKYGLGTVGTGIADLLLKRHDRQILIDCGLVCEAEDGRLFDRFRSRIMIPIHDHGGALVGFAGRSVIESPDRTPKYINSPETKLFHKGEELYAFNIARQFIRADRHAVVVEGFFDVLSLHQAGDSRAVAPMGTSLTNVQMRRLFQNADTVTFAFDGDKAGRKAALRSSAVVLEEMCDGKNAQFLFLPEGTDPDSVLRENGLEYWIEMLNQAQPLSRFLTDFVKHRLDIEIPESQVKAAERGRAVIARIRDAALFKKALSLQFERAIGITLSA; this comes from the coding sequence ATGGGGAAGTACGTTAGATACAGTGACGAGTTTCTCGACCGAGTCCGCCAAGCAGCGGATTTGGTAGGGTTGATATCGCGTGACATTACACTGAAGAAATCGGGCAAAAACTTTAGCGCTTGTTGCCCCTTCCACAAAGAAAAAACGCCGTCGTTTAGTGTTTCCCCAGAGCGTAATTTCTACCGCTGCTATGGATGTGACGCGAAGGGTGACGCTATCACGTGGATGATGGACCATCACCACCTGCCCTTCCCTGATGCCGTTGCAGCGGTTGCCGAGTTTTCGGGCATCCAACTCCCTGAGCCCTGCCAGGATACTGCGGCAGATCAAGCCCGGAATGCAGAGTTGGCAGCCATGTACCGAGCCCTCAAGGATGCCCAAACCCTCTATGCCGGAGGCATTCAGAGGAATGCAAAGTCATATGGCTACCTGACTCAACAGCGAGGGTTGAGTTCCGAGACGATCGGTAAATACGGTTTAGGCACCGTAGGTACTGGTATTGCAGATCTCCTGCTGAAGCGCCACGACCGGCAGATCCTGATTGATTGTGGTCTGGTATGTGAAGCCGAAGATGGCCGGTTATTTGACAGATTTCGAAGCCGGATAATGATCCCGATTCACGACCACGGCGGGGCCCTGGTTGGCTTTGCTGGCCGATCTGTTATTGAGAGCCCTGACCGAACGCCTAAATACATTAACTCGCCAGAGACGAAACTTTTTCATAAAGGCGAGGAGCTGTATGCCTTCAACATCGCCCGCCAATTCATCCGCGCTGACAGACATGCGGTGGTGGTCGAAGGCTTTTTCGATGTGTTGAGCCTCCACCAGGCTGGTGATTCGCGGGCAGTTGCTCCCATGGGCACGTCCCTTACCAATGTGCAAATGCGTAGGCTCTTTCAAAACGCAGATACCGTTACATTCGCCTTCGATGGCGATAAAGCGGGACGAAAAGCGGCTTTAAGATCCTCTGCGGTTGTTTTGGAAGAAATGTGCGATGGGAAAAATGCTCAATTCTTATTCCTTCCAGAAGGTACCGACCCGGACAGTGTCCTGCGAGAAAACGGTCTCGAATATTGGATTGAGATGCTGAACCAAGCGCAACCGCTCAGCCGTTTTCTGACCGATTTTGTTAAGCACCGTCTGGATATCGAGATCCCCGAATCCCAGGTTAAAGCAGCGGAGCGCGGTCGGGCTGTCATAGCCCGTATTCGCGATGCGGCTCTCTTCAAAAAAGCGCTTAGCTTGCAATTTGAACGCGCTATTGGCATTACCTTGAGCGCGTAG
- a CDS encoding isopenicillin N synthase family dioxygenase, with product MVIYTPPSVAKNIPVIDLLDSFSHDIEKRKAVAWEIHKAARQTGFFYIKNHGVPLELQQAQFAVAKDYFRTPLEDKMRINSKKSSCLRGYEPIAAQTLDEGSPPDLKEGFLLGRELTEAHPHVQRKTPYHGPNQWPEGNPRFRQHTEDYMQYMDLLGRRLVRLLALSLQLPEDFFDEGLKEPMIITRMLHYPSQPADARENQLGAGAHTDWGLITLLLQDEVGGLEVRNADGEWLKAPYIDGTFVVNLGDMVPLLTDGLYHSTMHRVFNARQDAARYSIPTFFDLDYYYEVEVVPSLRKPDTTYPAPITVGGHIAAMFDKTFGVTKATV from the coding sequence ATGGTCATTTACACCCCGCCATCAGTGGCAAAAAACATTCCTGTTATCGATTTGCTCGACAGCTTTTCTCACGATATTGAAAAACGCAAGGCAGTAGCTTGGGAAATTCATAAAGCTGCTCGACAGACTGGTTTTTTTTACATTAAAAACCACGGCGTTCCGTTAGAGCTGCAACAGGCGCAATTCGCGGTGGCCAAAGATTATTTCCGAACTCCGCTTGAAGATAAGATGCGAATTAACTCTAAGAAATCGAGTTGTCTGCGTGGCTATGAGCCTATCGCGGCACAAACCTTGGACGAGGGTTCGCCACCCGATTTGAAGGAAGGGTTCCTTTTGGGGCGAGAGCTAACCGAGGCGCATCCCCATGTTCAGCGCAAGACTCCTTACCATGGCCCCAATCAATGGCCAGAAGGGAATCCACGTTTTCGTCAGCATACCGAAGATTACATGCAGTACATGGATCTACTCGGCCGTAGGCTGGTTCGCTTACTCGCGCTATCACTGCAACTGCCTGAAGACTTTTTCGACGAAGGTCTCAAGGAACCAATGATCATCACTCGGATGCTTCACTATCCAAGTCAGCCGGCCGATGCTCGTGAAAATCAGCTGGGTGCCGGCGCACACACCGACTGGGGTCTAATCACTCTCCTGCTGCAGGATGAAGTGGGTGGTCTGGAGGTACGTAATGCCGACGGGGAATGGCTGAAAGCCCCCTACATTGATGGTACTTTCGTTGTGAATCTGGGCGACATGGTTCCGTTGCTAACGGATGGCCTGTATCACTCCACCATGCATCGGGTCTTCAACGCGAGACAAGACGCCGCGCGTTACTCGATTCCTACCTTCTTTGACCTGGATTACTACTACGAGGTCGAAGTAGTACCGTCACTTCGCAAGCCTGACACTACCTACCCGGCACCTATCACGGTTGGGGGGCACATTGCTGCGATGTTCGACAAGACGTTCGGCGTCACCAAAGCCACGGTATAA
- a CDS encoding 2Fe-2S iron-sulfur cluster-binding protein, translating to MWSTTDDRVGGYSCSASGVYPEQIHFEYFGLTPSTGSGPATTTTGYQVAINSTGQEFTVEPGQTLLKACLDHGITIDYSCEQGVCGACVTPVISGDINHEDVYLSAKEKESGKLIMPCVSGCNSKKLVLNI from the coding sequence TTGTGGTCCACAACAGATGATCGAGTTGGTGGCTACAGTTGCTCAGCAAGCGGGGTTTACCCAGAGCAGATTCACTTCGAGTACTTTGGTCTGACGCCTTCCACAGGCTCAGGCCCCGCCACCACAACGACCGGGTACCAAGTCGCAATAAATTCTACAGGCCAAGAGTTCACCGTCGAACCAGGGCAAACACTTCTAAAGGCGTGTCTGGATCACGGCATAACAATAGATTACTCCTGCGAGCAAGGCGTCTGCGGGGCTTGCGTCACCCCTGTTATCAGTGGCGATATAAATCATGAAGACGTCTACCTTTCCGCCAAAGAGAAGGAAAGTGGGAAGCTAATCATGCCATGTGTGTCGGGCTGTAATTCCAAGAAGCTGGTGTTGAATATTTAA
- the ligD gene encoding non-homologous end-joining DNA ligase yields the protein MQPPKAPNPGWIAPQLVTLTTRPPQGEWRYEIKYDGYRLLVRIDGDQVQLFTKNGFDWTDRMPLLTKDLERLAVHSAWLDGEVVIQEDDGRPAFQALQSAFASKATDDLVYVAFDLLYLNGADLRGEAVELRRQVLEALLEHCPMERVRFSVTLDADPMQLLANACRMNLEGIVGKRDGSRYSSARDGAWAKLKCGNRQEFVIAGYTRAAAGIGSLLLGLHNDDGQLVYAGRVRSGISERTLKALRVALAPLAQDRTPLIDPPRMERAGVVWLAPQQVCEVKFAEITPAGKVRHAVFVGLRDDKPADAISLENDSELD from the coding sequence GTGCAACCACCCAAGGCACCGAATCCGGGTTGGATCGCTCCACAACTGGTGACTTTGACGACTCGGCCTCCGCAAGGCGAATGGAGGTACGAGATCAAGTACGACGGGTATCGCCTTTTAGTCCGGATCGATGGTGACCAGGTGCAGCTTTTTACGAAGAACGGTTTTGACTGGACCGATCGTATGCCACTGCTTACCAAAGACCTAGAACGCCTGGCCGTGCATTCGGCCTGGCTCGATGGTGAGGTCGTGATCCAGGAGGATGACGGTCGACCTGCCTTCCAAGCCCTGCAGTCGGCGTTCGCCTCAAAGGCCACCGATGACCTGGTATATGTGGCCTTTGATTTGCTGTATCTCAATGGTGCGGATCTTAGAGGTGAAGCTGTCGAGCTTAGGCGACAGGTCCTCGAGGCGCTTCTTGAGCATTGCCCAATGGAGCGAGTGCGGTTCTCCGTGACATTGGATGCTGACCCGATGCAATTGCTTGCCAATGCCTGCCGGATGAACTTAGAGGGAATCGTCGGGAAGCGAGACGGTAGCCGATACAGCAGCGCGCGGGACGGTGCCTGGGCGAAGCTCAAGTGTGGCAATCGGCAAGAATTCGTCATAGCCGGCTACACACGGGCTGCAGCCGGCATTGGCTCGCTATTGCTGGGCCTGCATAACGACGATGGTCAGCTGGTCTACGCAGGGAGGGTTCGCTCCGGGATCAGCGAGCGTACCCTAAAGGCTTTACGGGTTGCTCTCGCACCGCTTGCCCAGGATCGCACCCCTCTCATCGACCCGCCCCGTATGGAGCGCGCAGGGGTTGTGTGGCTTGCCCCGCAGCAGGTGTGTGAAGTGAAGTTCGCGGAGATTACCCCGGCCGGCAAGGTTCGGCACGCCGTGTTCGTCGGGTTACGCGACGACAAGCCGGCCGACGCCATCAGCCTGGAAAACGACAGCGAGCTGGACTGA
- a CDS encoding aromatic ring-hydroxylating oxygenase subunit alpha produces MHAENSFVIDDWYPVGALAETVSGRKYHTRILGTEIWYQLADGTVSAGLADNTAELASKSIYGLLWVSLSDNPRDVIAIPEFAEADRRVVSAGSIRVATSGLRVIENFLDMAHFPFVHTDILGAEPLTEVAAYDVEIDEAADEIRAVNCRFPQPKGSAAASEPVEMQYVYRIARPFIAILYKTCVIDANRLDVLGLFVQPVDQESSIAHTIMCYLDDINTDKQLRDFQQRIFGQDIMILINQVPRPCPLIQDMKPRASGCTLQCLSTLA; encoded by the coding sequence ATGCACGCAGAAAACAGCTTTGTAATCGACGACTGGTATCCCGTCGGGGCGCTGGCCGAGACAGTCAGCGGCCGGAAATACCACACTCGAATTTTAGGGACGGAGATCTGGTACCAACTTGCAGATGGCACTGTATCCGCCGGGCTGGCAGATAACACGGCGGAGCTAGCGTCCAAGAGCATTTATGGTCTGCTTTGGGTGTCACTAAGCGATAACCCTAGGGACGTCATTGCGATACCGGAGTTCGCGGAAGCGGACCGCAGAGTGGTCAGCGCAGGCTCGATCCGAGTAGCTACGTCAGGACTGAGGGTTATCGAGAACTTTCTCGACATGGCGCATTTTCCGTTTGTTCATACCGACATTCTTGGCGCGGAGCCCCTGACCGAGGTTGCCGCTTACGATGTCGAAATAGATGAAGCGGCTGATGAAATTCGGGCAGTCAATTGTCGTTTCCCGCAGCCCAAGGGGTCAGCAGCTGCGAGCGAGCCGGTGGAGATGCAATACGTCTACCGGATAGCTCGCCCTTTCATTGCCATCCTCTACAAAACATGTGTGATCGATGCCAACCGCTTGGATGTGCTTGGACTTTTCGTGCAGCCGGTGGATCAGGAGAGCAGCATCGCTCACACGATCATGTGCTACCTGGACGACATCAATACCGACAAACAACTGCGCGACTTTCAGCAGCGCATTTTCGGGCAGGACATCATGATCCTGATAAACCAAGTCCCAAGGCCTTGCCCCTTAATCCAAGACATGAAACCCCGTGCGAGCGGATGCACTCTCCAGTGCCTATCGACGCTGGCTTAA
- a CDS encoding nucleobase:cation symporter-2 family protein, giving the protein MKNSPPRNNARFISMLLMACQHVMVMYAGAVAIPLVLGAALGLSKADIAFLINADLFACGIVTIIQALGVGPIGIRMPVMMGVTFTAIGPMIAIGSDATVGLSGIFGATIAAGLFGLAVAPLVGKLLRFFPPVVTGTEIVAVGLSLMSVAAAWSGGGFGNPDFGRPLYLGIAAAVLVCILLIVRYAKGFLNNISVLLGLVFGFAVAAVAGLVSLEGIQEAPVFGLIKPFHFGIPTFHIWPIAAMCIVMLVTFIESTGMFIALGEIVEKPMDERTLVRGFRADAAGTMIGGIFNTFPYTSYAQNIGLVSITGVRSRWVCAFAGMILIVLGLFPKVAYFVASIPPFVLGGAGIVMFGMVTASGMKVLARVDFKKVGNLYIVAISLAVGLLPVVSPQFFNKLPSALGPILESPILLTAIVATLLNLFFNGVAAKPMRQGSESTPAQSQTL; this is encoded by the coding sequence ATGAAGAACTCTCCACCTAGAAATAATGCGCGCTTCATTTCAATGCTCTTAATGGCATGCCAGCACGTAATGGTGATGTACGCCGGTGCCGTGGCGATTCCATTGGTGCTGGGTGCGGCGCTTGGATTGTCTAAGGCCGACATCGCTTTTCTAATCAACGCCGACCTATTCGCGTGCGGGATCGTCACGATCATTCAAGCGTTAGGTGTGGGGCCAATAGGTATTCGCATGCCTGTAATGATGGGGGTAACGTTCACAGCTATTGGCCCCATGATTGCAATCGGTTCCGACGCTACAGTGGGCTTGTCGGGAATCTTTGGGGCTACCATCGCTGCTGGTTTGTTCGGCTTGGCTGTCGCGCCATTGGTGGGGAAACTCCTGCGTTTTTTCCCGCCCGTGGTGACGGGAACAGAGATCGTCGCAGTAGGACTTTCGCTAATGTCCGTAGCTGCCGCTTGGTCTGGCGGCGGCTTTGGGAATCCGGACTTTGGTCGACCTCTCTACCTTGGAATCGCTGCCGCAGTGTTGGTCTGTATTCTGCTAATTGTGCGGTATGCCAAGGGTTTTCTGAATAACATATCTGTACTTCTAGGGCTAGTATTTGGGTTCGCAGTGGCTGCGGTGGCGGGTTTAGTAAGCCTGGAGGGGATTCAGGAAGCACCAGTGTTCGGGCTTATCAAGCCCTTTCATTTCGGCATACCGACCTTCCATATCTGGCCAATCGCAGCCATGTGCATCGTGATGCTGGTCACCTTCATCGAGTCCACCGGAATGTTCATCGCCCTAGGCGAGATAGTAGAGAAACCAATGGACGAGCGAACGCTGGTTCGGGGTTTTCGTGCTGATGCTGCAGGCACTATGATTGGCGGCATATTCAACACGTTCCCTTACACCTCCTATGCGCAGAACATAGGCCTGGTGAGTATCACCGGGGTACGGAGCCGTTGGGTTTGCGCTTTTGCCGGAATGATACTGATTGTGCTTGGGTTATTTCCGAAGGTCGCGTATTTCGTCGCCTCCATACCTCCTTTTGTGTTGGGTGGTGCGGGCATTGTAATGTTCGGCATGGTGACTGCTAGCGGGATGAAGGTCTTGGCTCGGGTAGACTTCAAGAAAGTGGGCAACCTTTATATAGTGGCGATCAGCCTTGCGGTAGGCCTGCTGCCGGTAGTGTCTCCGCAATTCTTCAATAAGTTACCGTCTGCGTTAGGGCCTATTCTTGAAAGTCCTATTCTACTAACCGCGATCGTCGCCACTCTCCTTAATTTGTTCTTCAATGGAGTAGCTGCGAAACCAATGCGTCAAGGATCCGAATCAACTCCTGCTCAATCGCAAACTCTATAA
- a CDS encoding glutathione S-transferase family protein yields MLKLYDFELSGNCFKVRLMMSILGLKYKTEVVEFYPGREHKTPAFLRINPMGQLPVLQDGEKTIRDSQAILVHLAAMYDSTRQWYPVNRPDVLGDIQIWLAFADSLTGSISAARLHELFMYDFDAESCRSRAYDLLNVMDKHLWMQRQQGFNYLCPLAHATVADIACFPYVAMADEAGLCLQDYPSVRLWLDAVKRVPGFTVMSGIFPAGDAPH; encoded by the coding sequence ATGTTAAAACTTTACGATTTCGAGTTGTCTGGCAATTGCTTCAAAGTCCGATTAATGATGTCGATTCTAGGTCTAAAATACAAGACCGAGGTTGTGGAGTTTTACCCAGGGCGGGAACATAAAACCCCAGCATTTCTGAGAATTAATCCGATGGGGCAATTGCCAGTTTTGCAGGATGGTGAAAAAACCATTCGAGACTCCCAGGCGATATTGGTTCATCTCGCTGCGATGTATGACTCGACGCGTCAATGGTATCCGGTCAATCGCCCCGACGTGCTTGGAGATATCCAGATCTGGCTAGCATTCGCGGACAGTTTGACTGGGTCCATCTCAGCTGCTCGGTTGCACGAGCTTTTCATGTACGACTTCGATGCTGAGAGTTGCCGCTCTCGCGCTTACGATCTGCTGAATGTAATGGATAAGCATCTTTGGATGCAGCGTCAACAGGGCTTCAATTATTTATGCCCGTTGGCACATGCGACTGTGGCTGACATTGCCTGTTTTCCGTATGTAGCGATGGCCGACGAAGCAGGACTATGCCTGCAAGATTATCCCTCCGTACGTTTGTGGCTGGATGCAGTCAAGCGAGTTCCTGGATTTACAGTAATGTCGGGGATTTTCCCAGCAGGAGACGCACCGCACTAA
- a CDS encoding TnsA endonuclease N-terminal domain-containing protein, producing the protein MKKALPTLPVRSIGVSGRSVTGIVPLMGRFESTLERDLMELVRFDRRVSSFLPQPVRIEYKGDAGEERSYTPDGLITFQESASSPPPILYEVKYRANFREQWRNLLPKFRAAKSYCAERGWRFEVYTEREIRTPYLDNVKFLWPFRSREPGPLQRAQVVGVFESYNLISVGNLLGMLAPDPSSAVS; encoded by the coding sequence ATGAAGAAGGCTCTGCCCACTTTGCCGGTCCGCAGCATCGGCGTTAGCGGTCGTAGCGTCACAGGCATCGTACCGCTGATGGGTCGGTTTGAATCGACCCTCGAGCGCGACCTAATGGAGCTTGTCCGCTTCGATCGCCGCGTCAGCAGCTTCCTACCTCAGCCCGTTAGGATCGAATACAAGGGCGATGCCGGTGAGGAGCGGTCGTACACGCCCGACGGCCTCATCACATTCCAGGAATCGGCGTCATCACCGCCGCCAATCCTTTATGAGGTCAAATACCGAGCGAATTTTCGCGAGCAGTGGCGAAACCTGTTGCCCAAATTTCGCGCGGCAAAATCGTACTGCGCTGAGCGCGGGTGGCGTTTTGAGGTCTACACGGAACGGGAAATCCGCACGCCATATCTGGATAACGTCAAATTTCTTTGGCCGTTTCGAAGCCGAGAGCCTGGCCCGCTTCAGCGCGCCCAAGTCGTGGGTGTATTTGAAAGCTACAACTTGATCAGTGTGGGCAACCTCCTTGGAATGCTTGCTCCTGATCCAAGCAGCGCGGTGAGCTGA
- a CDS encoding zinc ribbon domain-containing protein has protein sequence MDTTAPIVLYVYRCEACGHAGQLQLPESAPEVTTACASCGSEVQAEWDGGVELASNEHD, from the coding sequence ATGGATACGACCGCCCCGATAGTGCTGTACGTCTACCGCTGCGAGGCTTGTGGGCATGCCGGCCAGTTGCAACTTCCGGAATCTGCGCCCGAGGTGACGACGGCCTGTGCGTCGTGCGGTTCCGAGGTCCAGGCCGAGTGGGACGGCGGTGTTGAGCTGGCCTCCAACGAACACGACTAA
- a CDS encoding ferredoxin reductase, with amino-acid sequence MTSRRSETPDIDSYWLTPDEPQQFDLEPGMHVSVLTPSRHLRQYSLVNTPEERDVLVIGVKHEVNSRGGSRSMHADVHVGTKILVSLPRNQFILQPPGRTPLLIAGGIGVTPILAMALHLQYVGRPYGFHYLARGEQHIAFPDRIATLASDHPPYLGLDVLGTQRTITELLQSVDSDKHDVYVCGPQQMIELVATVAQQAGFTQSRFTSSTLV; translated from the coding sequence GTGACGTCACGTCGTAGTGAAACTCCGGACATTGACTCTTATTGGCTCACGCCTGACGAGCCACAACAATTCGATCTCGAACCGGGAATGCATGTCAGCGTGCTCACGCCCTCCCGACACCTACGCCAGTATTCTTTAGTGAACACCCCGGAGGAACGGGACGTGCTGGTGATCGGAGTCAAGCATGAAGTGAACTCACGAGGCGGCTCGCGCAGCATGCACGCTGATGTGCACGTCGGCACCAAAATCCTGGTCTCACTACCACGAAACCAGTTCATCCTACAGCCGCCTGGCCGCACACCATTGCTGATCGCGGGTGGCATTGGGGTCACACCGATCTTGGCGATGGCTTTGCATCTGCAGTACGTAGGGCGCCCCTATGGTTTTCATTACCTGGCGCGAGGTGAGCAACATATCGCCTTCCCGGATCGAATCGCTACCTTGGCCAGTGATCATCCACCTTATCTAGGATTGGATGTCCTTGGGACCCAACGAACGATCACTGAACTGCTGCAGTCGGTGGATAGCGACAAGCACGATGTGTACGTTTGTGGTCCACAACAGATGATCGAGTTGGTGGCTACAGTTGCTCAGCAAGCGGGGTTTACCCAGAGCAGATTCACTTCGAGTACTTTGGTCTGA
- a CDS encoding GntR family transcriptional regulator has protein sequence MLTQKIVSAISDAIYHRRLPPGTKLNERDIAELFEVSRTVVRQALIRLSQDRLVVVSPKRSSTVACPTFDDAYQLYQMLLVMESGVIDQLTRSISEKDLETLRAHTLKERVAFENHDHDLGDQLGRQFHSLLISFLQNDILNQIHTQLRRQEALINALYRSGFDYCQLRNEHSRLVDCLELKDGESAKALLASHYNLVIKGYKFDTAVPPEIDLKSVLGL, from the coding sequence ATGCTCACTCAAAAAATTGTTTCCGCTATTTCAGACGCCATCTATCATCGCCGACTACCGCCAGGGACCAAGCTGAACGAGCGGGACATCGCTGAGCTGTTCGAAGTAAGCCGCACCGTTGTAAGGCAAGCGTTGATACGCTTGTCACAGGATCGGCTGGTAGTGGTCTCGCCTAAACGCTCCTCAACAGTTGCCTGCCCCACCTTCGATGACGCCTACCAGCTGTATCAAATGCTGCTGGTCATGGAAAGTGGGGTCATTGACCAGTTGACCCGCAGCATCAGTGAAAAAGATCTAGAAACTTTACGGGCTCATACCCTGAAGGAGCGAGTTGCCTTCGAAAACCACGACCACGATCTTGGCGACCAGCTTGGCCGGCAGTTTCACTCGCTACTCATTTCGTTTCTGCAGAACGACATCCTGAATCAAATCCATACCCAGCTTCGACGCCAAGAAGCGCTTATCAATGCCTTGTACCGTTCAGGATTCGACTACTGTCAGCTACGAAATGAGCATTCCCGTCTGGTCGACTGCCTCGAACTTAAAGATGGCGAATCGGCTAAGGCCCTGCTGGCCTCGCACTACAACCTGGTCATTAAGGGCTACAAGTTCGACACCGCAGTGCCCCCAGAAATCGACCTGAAATCGGTACTTGGTTTGTAG
- a CDS encoding outer membrane protein OmpK, with the protein MEVNKLVAAVGSAGLLGITCLPLSAFADMNWHSDSLTYQYGKEFKVDAKTVQTITYEHFSDWSWGDVYFFIDNNWYPGGGTYNDGHHSIYSETAPRLSLGKMFNSNLAFGPIKDVLIATSIEWDKNDRNGSHDQVNYLLGPGFDLALPGFDYFQINFYYRKPDGGAAPSGQWQITPSWAYTIPMGRSDLVIDGYLDWVVNNKGSYHRNLLFNPQVKYDIGKYLGYKAKHFYAGIEYNNWSNKYAIKSTKEFNTNQNVTSLIVKYYF; encoded by the coding sequence ATGGAAGTTAATAAGTTGGTCGCTGCGGTAGGCTCTGCTGGGCTGCTGGGTATCACTTGTCTCCCACTATCTGCATTTGCAGACATGAATTGGCATAGCGACAGCCTTACATACCAATATGGTAAAGAGTTCAAAGTCGATGCCAAGACTGTTCAGACCATCACCTATGAACATTTTAGCGATTGGTCGTGGGGCGACGTGTATTTTTTCATTGATAACAACTGGTATCCAGGAGGTGGGACCTACAATGACGGGCATCATTCTATCTACAGTGAGACGGCGCCGCGTCTTTCACTTGGCAAAATGTTCAACAGCAACCTTGCCTTTGGTCCGATCAAGGATGTGCTAATCGCAACAAGCATTGAATGGGATAAGAACGACCGGAACGGTTCACACGATCAGGTCAATTATCTACTAGGCCCGGGATTTGATCTCGCTCTTCCAGGATTCGATTATTTCCAGATAAATTTCTATTACCGCAAGCCAGATGGCGGCGCCGCGCCCTCTGGTCAATGGCAGATTACTCCAAGCTGGGCTTATACGATTCCGATGGGACGCTCCGATCTAGTTATCGATGGTTATTTGGACTGGGTAGTCAATAACAAGGGGAGCTACCATCGCAATTTGCTCTTCAATCCCCAGGTAAAATATGACATTGGCAAGTATCTAGGCTATAAAGCGAAGCACTTCTATGCAGGTATCGAGTATAATAATTGGTCTAACAAGTACGCCATTAAGAGTACCAAGGAGTTCAATACCAATCAGAATGTGACAAGCCTGATTGTGAAATACTATTTTTAA